One genomic window of Corynebacterium pseudotuberculosis includes the following:
- a CDS encoding 1-phosphofructokinase family hexose kinase, with protein sequence MILTFTPNPSIDTTLTLDTALQRGSVQRPISNKSVAGGKGVNVSQAIAKAGQETIALFPSATNDPFIELVKQANIPGHAVPVCGHVRVNTAVTEPDGTTTKFNDQGAKLDSTNIETLESELLAFSQRASWVVLSGSLPPGAPINWYSLLVEKLQQKIPGINIAVDTSDKSLVALANDFDKAAPTIIKPNGMELGQLVGVEDIDFEAEAEKGNYEPVVSAAEKLLKQGLEAVLVTLGASGAVLVSAAGAWIAQPPKTTVVSTVGAGDCTLAGFIMGQSSGLSQPESLALGVAYGSAAAALPGTTIPTPDLVDVAGTRVFAFTKIKVS encoded by the coding sequence GTGATACTTACATTCACGCCTAATCCGAGTATTGATACAACGCTTACTTTAGATACCGCGCTACAACGTGGATCTGTACAGCGCCCAATCTCGAACAAAAGCGTAGCCGGCGGAAAGGGGGTAAACGTATCTCAAGCGATAGCAAAAGCAGGCCAGGAAACTATCGCTCTCTTCCCTTCCGCCACCAATGATCCTTTTATAGAGCTGGTCAAGCAAGCTAACATTCCTGGACATGCGGTACCAGTCTGTGGCCATGTTCGCGTCAACACCGCCGTCACCGAGCCTGACGGGACAACGACAAAATTCAATGATCAAGGCGCAAAGCTAGATTCCACAAACATTGAAACTTTGGAATCTGAACTTCTTGCTTTTTCTCAACGCGCATCTTGGGTCGTTCTTTCTGGTTCTTTGCCACCCGGAGCGCCGATAAATTGGTACTCCCTACTCGTGGAAAAGCTGCAACAAAAGATTCCCGGAATTAACATCGCGGTTGACACCTCCGATAAGTCGCTTGTTGCACTAGCCAATGATTTTGATAAGGCAGCGCCCACAATAATCAAGCCCAATGGCATGGAGTTAGGACAGCTCGTTGGAGTTGAGGATATAGATTTTGAAGCCGAAGCTGAAAAAGGTAACTACGAGCCCGTAGTGTCTGCAGCAGAAAAATTATTAAAACAGGGGCTGGAAGCCGTATTGGTAACGCTGGGTGCTTCAGGAGCGGTACTTGTCTCCGCAGCTGGGGCATGGATAGCTCAGCCTCCAAAAACCACCGTTGTTTCCACCGTAGGCGCTGGCGATTGCACCCTCGCTGGCTTTATCATGGGACAAAGCTCAGGTTTGTCCCAACCCGAGTCTCTTGCTCTAGGCGTTGCGTACGGCAGCGCGGCAGCTGCCTTGCCTGGTACTACTATCCCAACGCCTGATCTTGTAGATGTGGCAGGCACTCGAGTTTTTGCTTTTACTAAGATCAAAGTTTCCTAG
- a CDS encoding DeoR/GlpR family DNA-binding transcription regulator, which translates to MATVEEVQLRQPAIVTLTNDLGRCSVTQLSQQFRVTPETIRRDLKSLEHQGLLTRVHGGAVSGFSMPHVEVLAVDDDDDLPIHQSQRRKQAIAHAALPLIPSPNAAIFIDAGSTTESFAGILARNYVGQNWLIVTNSPNVAKTLSGAGVPDVMILGGTLKGRTQAIVGKRAEASLRTLKADIAFMGTTGLSLKAGLTTSDPREASIKATMIAQSRCIVALCDSGKLNRTSDVTFASINDIDFLVTDRHAPKQLQDSFNPFNTQVVIP; encoded by the coding sequence ATGGCCACCGTCGAAGAGGTTCAGCTTAGACAGCCCGCAATTGTCACTCTGACAAATGATCTGGGCCGCTGTAGTGTGACACAGCTTTCTCAACAATTTCGTGTTACTCCCGAGACAATCAGACGCGACTTAAAAAGTCTTGAGCACCAAGGATTACTGACGCGGGTCCACGGTGGCGCCGTATCTGGCTTCTCCATGCCTCACGTAGAAGTACTCGCAGTGGATGATGATGACGATCTTCCTATCCATCAGTCGCAACGGCGCAAACAAGCTATTGCGCATGCAGCTCTGCCACTCATACCAAGCCCAAACGCGGCCATTTTTATTGATGCAGGGTCTACAACAGAGAGTTTCGCAGGAATCCTGGCCCGCAACTACGTCGGACAAAACTGGCTGATTGTTACCAACTCACCAAACGTGGCTAAAACCCTTAGCGGCGCCGGGGTTCCCGATGTGATGATTCTTGGTGGGACGCTTAAAGGAAGAACTCAAGCAATTGTTGGGAAAAGAGCCGAAGCATCTTTACGCACTCTAAAAGCAGACATCGCTTTCATGGGGACAACCGGCCTCAGCCTCAAAGCAGGGCTAACAACATCCGACCCGCGAGAAGCATCCATTAAAGCGACTATGATCGCACAATCTCGATGCATAGTCGCGCTATGTGATTCTGGAAAACTGAACCGAACTTCTGACGTTACTTTTGCCAGCATTAACGATATCGACTTCCTAGTAACTGACCGGCATGCTCCCAAACAACTACAAGATAGCTTCAACCCATTCAACACCCAGGTGGTGATCCCGTGA
- the ptsP gene encoding phosphoenolpyruvate--protein phosphotransferase has translation METLNNVATDTVFKGTGVVSGVRYAKAVWISPRPELPQAGEVIEESLREAEFERFITAADAVAKRLLDRSQRAEGAASEVLKATAGMVNDRGWRKAVKKGTQGGHPAEYAVVAATTKFVSLFEAAGGIMAERTTDLRDIRDRVIAQLRDEPEPGLPDVEEQVVLFADDLSPADTAALNTDFFVGLVTELGGPTSHTAIIARQLNVPCIVAAGEKINKVQLGEPVLVDGALGTVTLKADPETARAAEQESKLLAERIAQWRGPATTKDGHRVQLLANVQDGKAARIAATDSQAEGIGLFRTEMCFLTATEEPSVEEQSEVYKKVLEQFPDSKVVVRSLDAGSDKPVAFASMADEMNPALGVRGLRVARANEALLTRQLDAIAKATADLGRDEKSPTWVMAPMVATAREAKWFAGLCADRGLIAGAMIEVPAASLMADKLMPHLDFVSIGTNDLTQYTMAADRMSPQLAYLTDPWQPAVLRLIAHTCKEGARFGTAVGVCGEAAADPLLACVLTGLGVNSLSAASTAIAGVGAQLAAVDMETCKKAAEAALDAEGAKEARAAVRSIIQP, from the coding sequence GTGGAAACCTTGAATAACGTTGCAACTGACACAGTTTTTAAAGGCACTGGAGTGGTCTCGGGTGTTCGTTATGCAAAAGCTGTGTGGATTAGCCCGCGTCCCGAGTTACCGCAGGCTGGTGAAGTGATCGAGGAGTCCCTACGTGAGGCTGAGTTTGAACGTTTTATAACTGCTGCAGACGCCGTCGCTAAGCGTTTGCTTGATCGCTCACAACGGGCAGAAGGCGCTGCTTCTGAGGTCTTGAAAGCTACTGCAGGCATGGTTAACGATCGTGGCTGGAGAAAAGCTGTGAAAAAGGGCACACAAGGTGGCCATCCAGCTGAGTATGCTGTTGTCGCTGCTACTACTAAATTTGTTTCGTTGTTTGAGGCTGCCGGTGGAATCATGGCTGAGCGCACCACAGATCTTCGCGATATTCGTGATCGCGTTATTGCACAGCTTCGCGACGAACCGGAGCCAGGTCTCCCCGATGTAGAAGAGCAGGTTGTGCTTTTCGCCGATGATCTCTCTCCTGCGGATACTGCCGCGCTCAACACTGATTTCTTTGTGGGATTAGTAACTGAATTAGGTGGTCCAACCAGTCATACCGCTATTATCGCTCGACAACTGAACGTTCCTTGTATCGTCGCAGCTGGAGAGAAGATTAATAAAGTGCAGCTCGGCGAGCCTGTGCTTGTCGACGGCGCCCTAGGGACCGTGACCCTTAAAGCAGACCCGGAAACCGCCCGTGCTGCGGAACAAGAGTCCAAGTTGCTTGCGGAGCGTATTGCGCAATGGCGAGGGCCAGCGACCACCAAAGACGGGCATCGTGTGCAGCTGCTGGCTAATGTTCAGGACGGCAAGGCTGCCCGCATTGCTGCCACTGATAGCCAGGCAGAAGGCATCGGACTGTTCCGTACCGAGATGTGCTTCCTCACTGCAACGGAGGAGCCAAGCGTTGAGGAACAGTCAGAAGTCTATAAGAAAGTCTTGGAGCAATTCCCAGACTCTAAGGTTGTTGTTCGATCCCTAGACGCCGGTTCTGATAAGCCCGTTGCCTTTGCCTCTATGGCAGATGAAATGAACCCAGCCCTTGGCGTAAGGGGACTCCGGGTAGCGCGCGCCAATGAGGCTCTTCTGACTCGACAACTTGATGCTATTGCTAAGGCCACCGCAGATCTTGGTCGTGATGAGAAATCACCGACTTGGGTTATGGCACCGATGGTGGCAACTGCGCGTGAAGCGAAATGGTTTGCTGGTTTATGTGCAGACCGAGGTTTGATTGCCGGCGCCATGATTGAGGTTCCAGCTGCTTCTTTGATGGCGGATAAGCTTATGCCACATCTTGATTTTGTCTCGATTGGCACAAACGATCTTACTCAGTACACCATGGCGGCGGATCGCATGTCTCCACAGTTGGCATACCTGACTGACCCATGGCAGCCTGCAGTATTGCGTCTTATTGCGCATACATGCAAAGAAGGCGCTCGATTTGGTACCGCGGTGGGAGTCTGTGGTGAAGCTGCTGCTGACCCATTGTTGGCTTGTGTGCTTACCGGATTAGGCGTTAACTCGCTATCGGCTGCCTCCACAGCTATTGCGGGTGTTGGGGCTCAGCTTGCTGCTGTTGATATGGAAACCTGCAAAAAAGCAGCGGAAGCAGCATTGGATGCTGAAGGCGCTAAAGAAGCACGTGCGGCTGTGAGATCTATCATTCAGCCATAA
- a CDS encoding DeoR/GlpR family DNA-binding transcription regulator, protein MYSEERRRQIASLTAVEGRVNVTELAARFDVTAETIRRDLAVLDREGVVHRVHGGAVANQTFQTTEFSLDTRARSASGAKNSIAHAALSYLPESHGGMFLDAGTTTAALAELLSVQPAAKHWSIVTNSLSIALTLANSGLDEIQLLGGSVRAITQAVVGDTALRTLALMRADVAFIGTNALTIDHGLSTADSQEAAIKSAMITNAHKVVVLCDSTKMGTDYLVSFGSVKDIDVVITDSNAPESFIKALREHDVEVITA, encoded by the coding sequence ATGTACTCAGAAGAACGACGGCGCCAAATAGCCTCTCTCACGGCGGTAGAAGGACGCGTCAATGTCACTGAGCTTGCCGCCCGGTTTGATGTTACTGCTGAGACTATTCGTCGAGACTTGGCGGTGCTCGACCGTGAAGGGGTTGTTCATCGCGTTCACGGCGGCGCGGTAGCAAACCAAACTTTTCAAACCACCGAATTTAGTTTAGATACCCGTGCGCGTTCCGCATCCGGAGCTAAAAATTCCATTGCGCATGCTGCTCTATCCTACCTCCCTGAATCTCATGGTGGAATGTTCCTCGACGCAGGAACAACTACGGCCGCGCTAGCGGAACTCTTATCAGTCCAACCTGCCGCAAAGCACTGGTCGATCGTTACCAACAGCCTTTCTATTGCGTTGACGCTTGCAAACTCAGGCCTCGATGAGATTCAGCTCCTTGGCGGAAGCGTCCGCGCAATTACTCAAGCAGTTGTGGGTGACACTGCACTGCGAACCTTGGCCCTCATGAGAGCAGACGTCGCGTTTATCGGAACAAATGCGCTAACAATCGATCACGGTCTTTCCACTGCCGATTCTCAGGAGGCAGCCATCAAATCTGCCATGATCACTAATGCCCATAAAGTGGTCGTTTTGTGCGACTCAACAAAAATGGGAACCGATTATCTAGTCAGCTTTGGTTCAGTTAAAGACATAGACGTAGTGATTACAGATTCAAATGCTCCTGAATCCTTTATCAAAGCCCTCCGTGAGCATGACGTTGAAGTTATAACTGCATAA
- the lexA gene encoding transcriptional repressor LexA — MTKQPNKQNITETGQKKLSERQRRILEVIRDAVVLRGYPPSIREIGDAAGLQSTSSVAYQLKELEKKGYLRRDPNKPRAVDVRTLPESSASKPGRKQNLKAKKSPVPSETSPTSFIPIVGSIAAGSPILAEENVNAYYPLPQDIVGDGELYMLEVVGESMRDAGILNGDWVVVRAQPVAEQGEFVAALIDGEATVKEFHKDASGVWLLPHNDAFSPIPGDQADIMGKVVSVIRKL, encoded by the coding sequence ATGACAAAACAACCAAATAAACAAAACATCACCGAAACTGGCCAAAAGAAGCTTTCCGAGCGCCAGCGACGCATCCTTGAAGTAATTAGAGATGCCGTTGTCTTGCGAGGCTACCCACCAAGTATTCGAGAAATCGGAGATGCTGCAGGGCTGCAGTCCACTTCTTCTGTGGCCTATCAGCTCAAAGAGCTGGAGAAGAAAGGCTATTTACGCCGCGATCCCAACAAGCCGCGCGCAGTCGACGTTAGGACGCTACCTGAATCCAGCGCGTCAAAACCAGGCAGGAAGCAAAACCTCAAAGCTAAAAAATCACCCGTCCCCTCCGAGACGTCCCCCACCAGCTTCATTCCTATTGTCGGATCCATTGCCGCAGGTAGCCCAATTCTGGCCGAAGAAAACGTCAATGCCTACTATCCCCTCCCTCAAGACATTGTGGGAGACGGTGAACTCTACATGCTCGAGGTTGTAGGCGAGTCCATGCGAGATGCCGGGATCCTCAACGGAGACTGGGTGGTCGTGAGGGCCCAACCAGTCGCAGAACAAGGAGAATTTGTTGCAGCCCTAATTGATGGAGAAGCAACAGTAAAGGAATTCCACAAAGACGCCTCAGGAGTGTGGCTGCTCCCCCACAACGATGCGTTCTCGCCAATTCCCGGTGATCAAGCAGACATCATGGGCAAAGTAGTCTCCGTCATCCGGAAGCTCTAA
- the nrdR gene encoding transcriptional regulator NrdR → MYCPFCHHEHSKVIDTRMIDAGSAIRRRRECSECRGRFTTVEKAQLLVVKRNGLTEPFSRDKVIVGVRRACQGRDVSEDALKRLAQQVEERIRKHGSSQIHANDIGLAILDPLRELDEVAYLRFASVYKSFESADDFESEIRLMRRRDRSL, encoded by the coding sequence GTGTACTGCCCGTTTTGCCATCATGAGCATTCCAAAGTTATCGATACCAGAATGATTGATGCTGGTTCAGCGATTCGACGGCGTCGTGAGTGTTCGGAATGTCGTGGTCGTTTTACTACTGTAGAAAAAGCACAGTTATTAGTAGTAAAGCGGAACGGGTTAACGGAACCATTTAGCCGAGATAAAGTTATCGTCGGAGTGCGGAGAGCTTGTCAAGGGCGCGATGTGAGTGAAGACGCACTAAAACGATTAGCTCAGCAAGTAGAAGAGCGTATTCGGAAACACGGAAGTTCTCAGATCCATGCAAATGACATAGGGCTAGCGATTCTGGATCCTCTGAGGGAACTAGATGAGGTTGCCTATCTTCGTTTTGCCTCTGTGTATAAATCATTTGAGAGCGCCGATGATTTTGAATCTGAGATCCGGTTGATGCGTCGTCGTGATCGTAGCCTTTAG
- the hrpA gene encoding ATP-dependent RNA helicase HrpA, with translation MSTAKHQPHNKRDVESKAIPTTPEEQRSLANFSRTDTELRSTKESLRAQLSQVSIAEERVFLRRILKASSKSAITAISADIQQAQIALSQKAALIPSITFPENLPVSSQRDAIAQAITNNQVVIIAGETGSGKTTQIPKICLELGRGVRGLIGHTQPRRLAARTVAERIAEELDQKIGSSVGYAIRFDDRVSASTSIKLMTDGILLAEMQRDRFLNAYDTIIIDEAHERSLNIDFILGYLKQLLPRRPDLKVIITSATIDPERFAQHFANANGEPAPIIEVSGRTYPVEILYRPLEIPDGEKLIDVDPIDGLIQAIQELMGYGPGDILCFFAGEADIREAMDAIEAKRWKNVEVTPLFGRLSNQEQHRVFSPHSGRRIVLATNIAETSLTVPGIHFVVDTGTARISRYSTRTKGQRLPIEPISQASANQRSGRCGRVTDGIAIRLYSQQDFESRPEFTDPEILRTNLASVILRMASLKLGDIENFPFIQAPDTRAIRDGFLLLKELGVLADSAKTNSPLLTTVGRTLAKIPLDPRLARMLIAAEEFGCLREAYIVVAALSIQDVRERPLEKQSQADQLHARFKDTSSDFLSYLKLWEYISEKRTELSGNAFRRTMQSEFLHYMRIREWSDLIRQLRSIGEQIGWTNPDDIAGHLIPDNLHKALLAGLLSHIGLRDGDSKEFIGSRNSRFLVFPGSSLAKRPPQFLMAAELVETSRLWARNVAEIDPAWVEHIGKNLLKHNYSEPYWSTKRVAAMVHQRSTLYGVPIIADRPVGYASIDPRAARDMFIREALVNGNWTTHHKFYRRNAEKLLSAAQIEEKIRRRDVVIDEDALYNFYDSRLPDHITTGRSFDRWWKTAVHKTPHLLDFDLEKLRRGESANVNEEDFLDIWRRGSLEFGLTYHFDPSAEDDGVTVLVPVPLLGGLDADGFEWLVPGLLEDLVTELIRSLPKHLRKTVVPAPDFAHKITTMLNYRDGFLYQRIAECLSELGRPGISADDFNPNTLPKHLKITFAAVDKRGRIIDRDKSLDSLKSRRSEQIRASVSRVSHAVEQSSAKEWTPQSLGTISQEVTTKVDGQLVTTYPALVVTPEGISVKAMPTKREADISMFTATLTLLLKATPVNTQKMLNGLPLQQRVAIENYPHGGATGFVNDAQVAVVRDLIIANGGAVRSPEEFSKLQTIIKPLVPSKVRAIVVELAPGINSYLRVKSEINNWTGPAIDDINNQLNFLLPPRAISQHGAHRLKHLPRYVQAITLRLEDMERMPDRDADRQLLVNRLERGLAQKIQKSGQGKSAHQVRDIQWLIQELRVSLFAQRLGTTQSVSERKIAKAIEQL, from the coding sequence ATGAGTACCGCGAAACATCAGCCCCATAATAAGAGGGACGTTGAGTCAAAGGCGATCCCAACTACTCCTGAGGAGCAACGGAGCTTGGCAAACTTCTCTCGAACAGATACCGAGCTACGCTCAACAAAAGAATCTCTTCGCGCACAACTTAGCCAGGTCAGTATCGCTGAGGAACGAGTCTTCCTTCGTCGTATTCTCAAAGCCTCTTCTAAGAGCGCAATCACAGCTATCTCCGCAGATATCCAACAGGCTCAGATAGCGTTATCGCAGAAAGCAGCGCTCATTCCCTCTATTACTTTTCCTGAGAATCTCCCGGTCTCCAGCCAACGCGACGCTATCGCACAAGCCATTACCAACAATCAGGTTGTGATTATTGCTGGAGAAACAGGATCAGGAAAAACCACCCAGATACCCAAAATCTGTTTAGAGCTAGGTCGCGGGGTACGTGGATTAATCGGACATACGCAACCGCGTCGACTCGCGGCACGCACTGTTGCCGAGCGTATAGCCGAAGAACTTGACCAAAAAATCGGTTCTTCAGTGGGGTATGCCATCCGCTTTGATGACCGTGTTTCTGCTTCTACATCCATCAAGCTGATGACTGACGGCATCCTGCTCGCAGAAATGCAGCGGGATCGATTCCTTAACGCTTATGACACGATAATTATCGACGAAGCCCATGAGCGCAGCCTCAACATCGATTTTATTCTTGGATACCTCAAACAGCTTCTTCCGCGCCGTCCTGATCTTAAAGTCATCATTACTTCTGCCACGATTGACCCAGAGCGGTTTGCGCAGCACTTTGCCAACGCAAACGGTGAACCTGCGCCCATTATTGAGGTCTCCGGACGTACGTACCCTGTTGAAATCCTTTATCGTCCGCTTGAAATCCCCGATGGGGAAAAGCTTATAGACGTAGATCCCATTGATGGGCTCATCCAAGCCATCCAAGAGCTTATGGGATATGGTCCCGGCGATATTCTTTGTTTCTTTGCTGGCGAAGCAGATATCCGCGAAGCGATGGATGCTATCGAAGCCAAACGGTGGAAAAACGTAGAGGTCACACCCCTCTTTGGGCGTCTCTCCAACCAAGAACAGCATCGAGTCTTTTCCCCACATTCCGGGCGCCGAATTGTTTTGGCTACTAACATCGCGGAAACCTCGCTGACTGTTCCGGGTATTCATTTTGTCGTGGACACCGGAACAGCCCGTATTTCAAGATATTCCACCCGGACCAAAGGCCAGCGTCTTCCTATCGAGCCTATCTCTCAAGCAAGCGCTAACCAGAGATCAGGACGCTGTGGTCGTGTTACAGACGGCATAGCAATTAGGTTGTACTCCCAGCAAGACTTTGAATCTCGGCCAGAATTTACTGATCCAGAGATTTTACGAACAAACTTGGCCAGCGTCATTCTCCGGATGGCTTCCCTCAAATTGGGAGACATTGAAAATTTTCCTTTTATACAAGCACCCGATACCAGAGCTATCCGTGACGGATTTTTACTGCTCAAGGAGCTAGGAGTCCTTGCAGATTCAGCCAAAACAAACTCCCCACTCCTCACTACAGTCGGCCGTACTCTGGCCAAGATACCTTTGGACCCTCGTTTAGCTCGCATGCTGATCGCGGCAGAAGAATTTGGTTGTTTAAGAGAAGCCTACATAGTGGTGGCTGCGCTGAGTATTCAGGATGTTCGCGAGCGTCCGCTAGAAAAACAAAGTCAAGCTGATCAGCTCCACGCACGTTTTAAAGACACAAGCAGCGATTTTCTTAGCTACCTTAAACTTTGGGAATACATATCAGAAAAACGCACCGAGCTTTCTGGTAATGCTTTTCGACGTACCATGCAGTCCGAATTCTTACACTACATGCGCATTAGGGAATGGTCAGATCTTATTCGTCAGTTACGTAGCATCGGCGAACAAATTGGATGGACCAACCCAGATGACATTGCAGGTCATCTCATCCCAGATAACCTGCACAAAGCTCTCCTAGCCGGACTACTGTCTCACATCGGTTTAAGAGATGGCGATTCTAAGGAATTCATAGGAAGCAGAAACTCCAGGTTTTTGGTGTTTCCTGGTTCCTCATTGGCCAAGCGTCCCCCGCAATTCCTTATGGCGGCAGAGCTTGTGGAAACTTCACGGTTATGGGCGCGTAATGTAGCGGAGATCGATCCAGCGTGGGTCGAACATATAGGTAAAAATCTGCTCAAGCACAATTATTCTGAGCCGTATTGGTCTACAAAGCGCGTAGCAGCCATGGTGCACCAAAGATCTACGTTATACGGTGTTCCGATTATTGCTGATAGGCCAGTCGGGTATGCTTCCATCGATCCTCGTGCTGCTCGCGATATGTTTATTAGAGAAGCCCTAGTCAATGGTAATTGGACTACTCATCATAAGTTTTATCGTCGTAACGCAGAAAAACTACTCTCAGCTGCGCAAATTGAAGAAAAAATCCGACGTCGCGATGTTGTAATCGATGAAGATGCTCTCTATAACTTCTATGATTCCAGGCTCCCAGATCACATCACTACAGGACGTTCCTTTGACCGCTGGTGGAAAACAGCCGTCCATAAAACGCCTCATCTTCTAGACTTTGATCTGGAAAAATTGCGCCGAGGTGAGTCAGCAAACGTCAATGAAGAAGACTTCCTCGATATTTGGCGCCGAGGTTCTTTAGAATTCGGCTTAACCTACCACTTTGATCCCAGCGCCGAAGATGACGGTGTCACTGTTCTTGTTCCGGTACCATTACTGGGAGGACTCGATGCAGACGGGTTCGAATGGCTAGTTCCTGGTTTGTTAGAAGATCTGGTTACTGAGCTGATCCGTTCTTTACCAAAACACCTGCGTAAAACCGTTGTTCCTGCACCAGATTTTGCCCATAAAATCACCACCATGCTGAATTATCGCGATGGTTTCCTCTATCAACGCATCGCCGAATGTCTATCTGAATTGGGGCGTCCTGGAATATCTGCGGATGATTTTAACCCGAACACACTCCCTAAACACCTCAAAATAACATTCGCTGCTGTAGATAAACGCGGACGTATCATTGATCGGGACAAATCGCTCGATTCCCTCAAATCCCGACGTTCTGAACAAATCCGAGCTTCAGTTTCACGAGTGTCCCATGCCGTCGAGCAATCCTCTGCTAAAGAATGGACGCCTCAGTCTCTAGGCACTATCTCACAAGAAGTGACTACAAAGGTCGATGGACAGCTGGTTACCACGTATCCAGCCCTCGTTGTTACCCCAGAGGGTATTTCGGTCAAAGCCATGCCCACTAAGCGTGAGGCCGATATCTCTATGTTTACGGCCACACTAACGTTGCTGCTTAAAGCAACGCCTGTAAATACTCAGAAGATGCTCAATGGCCTCCCACTTCAGCAACGAGTTGCTATAGAAAACTATCCTCACGGTGGGGCCACAGGCTTTGTCAACGATGCTCAAGTTGCAGTTGTAAGAGACTTGATCATTGCTAACGGTGGCGCTGTGAGATCACCAGAAGAGTTTTCTAAGTTACAAACGATTATTAAACCATTAGTTCCGAGTAAGGTACGCGCAATAGTTGTCGAGCTAGCCCCTGGCATTAACTCTTATCTCCGCGTTAAATCCGAGATAAACAACTGGACCGGCCCAGCCATCGACGACATTAATAATCAGCTCAATTTTCTCCTTCCACCGCGGGCGATATCCCAACATGGGGCACACCGCCTCAAGCATCTCCCAAGGTACGTGCAAGCAATCACGCTTCGGCTCGAAGATATGGAGCGCATGCCAGACCGGGATGCAGACAGGCAGTTACTAGTTAATCGACTAGAGCGAGGCTTAGCACAAAAAATCCAAAAATCTGGACAAGGAAAATCTGCTCACCAAGTACGTGATATTCAGTGGTTGATTCAGGAATTACGTGTCAGCCTTTTTGCCCAACGGCTAGGGACTACGCAATCAGTTTCTGAGAGAAAAATCGCAAAAGCAATCGAACAGCTCTAA
- a CDS encoding hydrogen peroxide-inducible genes activator, producing MSNKGYRPTLAQLRTFVTIAENKHFGSAAAKLSISQPSLSQALVALENGLGVQLIERSTRRVIVTPAGEALLPFAKATLDAAEAFTSYAQGASGTLSGPLSLGIIPTIAPYILPQLLDLVHEDFPNLELRIIEEQTKYLLQQLRDGQIDCAVLALPTEQPGIIEMPLYTENFRMVLHKDHPFAGRNDLTLSSLRELDLILLDDGHCLHDQIVDLCKQVDINPARSKNAKMRAASLTTVMQLVGAGLGSTLVPESSISIECARPNVATASFAHEVTASRQVGLVFRASSTRTEEYQKLGSIVGQAYHNVLASIA from the coding sequence ATGAGCAATAAAGGATACCGACCAACTCTCGCACAGCTACGAACTTTTGTCACAATTGCAGAAAATAAGCACTTCGGAAGTGCTGCAGCCAAGCTGTCTATTTCTCAACCATCCCTATCACAGGCACTGGTTGCTCTAGAAAATGGACTAGGTGTGCAGCTTATTGAGCGCTCCACGCGTCGGGTTATCGTAACCCCAGCAGGAGAAGCCCTCCTCCCTTTTGCCAAAGCCACATTAGACGCTGCAGAAGCTTTTACGTCTTATGCGCAGGGCGCATCCGGGACACTTTCAGGCCCCTTATCCTTAGGAATTATCCCAACGATTGCCCCCTATATCCTCCCGCAACTACTTGATTTAGTGCACGAGGACTTTCCCAATCTCGAGCTACGCATTATTGAAGAACAAACTAAGTATTTACTCCAACAATTGCGCGACGGCCAAATCGATTGTGCGGTACTTGCACTCCCCACAGAGCAGCCTGGGATTATCGAGATGCCTCTCTATACCGAGAACTTCCGAATGGTGTTGCACAAAGATCATCCATTCGCAGGGCGTAATGACCTCACTTTAAGCAGCCTGCGAGAGCTCGATCTCATCTTGCTTGACGACGGACACTGCTTGCACGATCAAATCGTAGATCTTTGTAAACAAGTAGATATTAATCCCGCCCGTTCCAAAAACGCCAAAATGCGCGCAGCCAGCCTCACCACAGTTATGCAGCTTGTAGGAGCGGGCCTTGGAAGTACACTGGTCCCCGAAAGTTCGATATCTATTGAGTGCGCTCGACCGAACGTAGCAACAGCAAGCTTTGCGCATGAGGTCACAGCCTCACGCCAAGTCGGCTTGGTATTCCGCGCCTCTTCCACTCGTACCGAGGAGTATCAGAAGCTCGGTTCAATTGTCGGACAGGCTTACCATAATGTCTTAGCTTCTATAGCATAG